The following proteins come from a genomic window of Emys orbicularis isolate rEmyOrb1 chromosome 25, rEmyOrb1.hap1, whole genome shotgun sequence:
- the LOC135894684 gene encoding pro-glucagon-like, protein MMSLKVLALLMVSLSLVLTEENDFSANPKSPSTRAVQRRYSEAILASDYSRTMDNMLKKNFVEWLLARREKKSDNAIDPSKREAEPQMSAVSGQGLELASQGAQDFFVWLLKNKRKQSLTAPKESDHLKDVLSQELLAWLMSADLCRPT, encoded by the exons ATGATGTCCTTGAAAGTTCTTGCTCTGCTCATGGTCTCTCTGAGCCTTGTTCTGACGGAGGAGAATGACTTCAG TGCCAACCCGAAGAGTCCCAGCACCAGAGCCGTACAGCGACGTTACTCCGAGGCCATCCTGGCCAGCGATTACAGCCGGACCATGGATAACATGCTCAAGAAGAACTTTGTGGAGTGGCTGTTGGccagaagagagaagaaaagcgA TAACGCCATCGATCCATCCAAGAGGGAAGCTGAACCCCAGATGTCAGCTGTCAGTGGTCAAGGTTTGGAGCTGGCCTCCCAAGGGGCTCAGGACTTTTTTGTCTGGcttctaaaaaacaaaagaaaacagag TCTTACTGCTCCCAAAGAATCGGATCACTTGAAAGACGTTCTGAGCCAGGAGCTATTGGCGTGGCTGATGTCTGCTGATCTCTGTAGACCGACGTGA